A segment of the Streptomyces sp. NBC_00376 genome:
ATCGGGCCGGTACTCGAAGGCGCGGTGGTGAAGGAGTCGTCCACCAGGGAGACGTCGAAGCAGGGTAGGGCGCCTACACCGTACGCGGCGGCGTGTTCGAGTTGGGTGAGCGGGACGGACTTCACCCGGGTGAGCCCGGCGTTGTCGACCCAGCCGAACACCACCCCGTCGATTCCGTCGGCGGCGAGCTGGGCTTCGGCCGCCCGGGCCTGGGCGACCCGTTCGGCCCGGGAGTGCGTGGTGATCATGACGCCCATGCTGGCGTTCGCGGCAGCCGGTGCGCCAGGGGACGGCCGGGAGTTCACTCGTCCGTGAACTGCCGGAGCCGGGAGGTGACTTCGGCGCCGGTGAGTCCCCACTGCCGCAGGACCCACGACCCGTGAAACATGGCGCCCTTTCAGGCCTGCGGATCGATCAGGCGTGTCGGAGGCAGAGGGTTCCCCATTGGAAGCCTGCGCCGATCCCGGACAGCACGTAGGTGTCTCCCGGAAGCAGGGAGCCTTCGGTGATGGTGGTGTGGAGTGCGGTGAACACGCCGGCTGATCCGGTGTTGCCCAGTCGGTCGATGGTGACGGTAGCGCGCTCACGGGGCACGCCCAGGGCAGCCATGGTCTCGGTGAGGATGTTCAGGTTGGCCTGGTGCAGGAAGAAGTGCCGGACCTGGTTGATCGGCACGCCGGCGCGGTGGGCGGCGCTGGTGATGCTCTCGGGCAGGTGTGTGGTCGCGGCGTTCCAGACGGCACGACCGTCCATGTACAGGTAGTGCTCTCCGGCGGCGACGGTGGCGGTGCTGGCGGGCAGCCGGGAGCCTCCGGCGGGGATCTGGACGTCGTAGGACAGCCGGGAGCCCAGGTTGTAGGAGAGCAGACCCGCTCCCGGGGTGTCGGTACGGGAGAGGACGACGGCTGCTGCGGCGTCTCCGAAGAAGACACCGGTGGTGCGGTCGGTGGGATCGGCGACCCTGGAGGCGCAGTCGGCCGCGAGGAGCAGGATGGTGGTGATGGAGGGGTTCTGCAGGAGATGGGCGGCGATCAGCATGGCCTGGATGCCCGAGGCACAGGCGGCTTGGGTGACGTCCAGGGACAGAGCACGGTGGGCGCCGAGGGCGTCTTTGACGATCAGTGCGGTCGACAGGAGCGGCTGGTCCCAGGTGTAGGTGGCGACGATGACCGCGTCCAGCTGGGCGGGCTGGATACCGGCGGCGTCCAGGGCCGGGTGGGCGGCGGCGACGCACATGTCGGAGGTCGCCAGGTGCGGGGCCAGACGGCGGCGTTCGCGGATACCGGTGCGGCTGGTGATCCATTCGTCGCTGGTGTCCAGGGTACGGGTGAGCTCCTGGTTGGTGACGACCGCCGGTGGCAGGTGCATCCCGGTTCCGGTGATGGCGAACGGCACGGACAGGCCGACGCCGGTCTGGTGGAACAGGGTCTGGTCCAGGGCGACGGTCATGCCACGGCGCTCCGCTCGGGTGCGATCGGTGCGCCTCGAAGAACTCCCATATTCCGTTCCTCTCCCTGTCGGTTCGTGAATGGCCGGCACCGCCGGACCCGTCGAATTCAAAAGTCGCCGCATCGTCTCACGGAAAAAAGGCAGGGAGATCGCGCCGTAATCCGTGAGCGTGATGAAGTATTCGGCTGCTTGACATCGCAGTGCTGGACATTCTTCGTCGTGCTCCGGGATGGCATGGGCTGCGAATCCACCGCCGACCATGAAACTGCCCCACAAGACCGTCCCGGCTTGATCAGGACCTTGCCGATGAGGCGGTCGCGCGCGTTCCACGGCAATCCGGGTGGGGGCGGGTGGGCAGGGGACGGATACTGGCAGTGATCGGTTTTCGAATACCTTTGCGGAGGGCCGATGCTGCGGGACGGACGAGTCGTGGACTCCTTGCTCGCGCTGTTGAGCCGGGACTGGCTCGGGGTGCCGGTCGCGGTGCTGGTGGCGGGGGCGGGTGGAGGGTTGACCGGGGTCGGGACGGCATGGGCCACGGCGCTCGGTGGCCTCGCCATGACTGTCGGTGTGCTGCTGGCGGCGGGGTCCGTTCGCCACCTGGTGCTGGTGGCCCGCGAGCGGCGGGAGAATCCTCCGCCGGGGCGGCTGGTCGGTGTGGGCGGTCACCGGATGCACGTCTTCGCGGAGGGAGAGGCCGGGGGCGGGCCGACGGTGGTGTGGATGCCTGGCGGGCACGCCCCTGGTGAGGACTTTCGTGAACTGCACACGATGCTGTCGGTCCGAGCCCGGTCGGTGCTGGTCGACCGGTTCGGTTCGGGCTGGAGCGATGTCGGGCCCTTCCCGAGAACGACGGCGGGCGAAGCGGAGGAGCTACTGGCTGCGCTGGAGGGAGCGGGGGAGCGGGCACCCTTCGTGCTCGTCGGTCATTCCTTCGGAGGGTTGCTGGTCGCGAACGCGGCCAGGCGTCGGCCGGATCTGGTGGCTGGTCTCGTGCTGCTCGATCCGACGCCCCCGGAGGTCGTCGCCTTCGCGCCGCGCAGCCGGCAGCTCGCGCGGATGCGTCGCGGCTTCCTGTTGTCGGCGGTGCGGCAGTTGTTCGGTGCCCACCGCGGCCCGGCGAGCCGGGCCGGGCAGGGCTGCGCCGCCGCGTCGGCTTTCGCCGAGCTGTCGCCATCCGGGTTGGCGAGAGTCGGCTGGGAGACCGTGGTGTACGACGGGGATCTCGGGGACCTGCCGCTGGTGCTGGTGATACCCCGGGATCTCACCGGCGGTGAGGCGGTGCTGGCCGGCGCCCGGGACGCAGCCGAGGCCGAGCGGATCAGCCGCTTCTATCTCCGAAGCAGGATCCGGTACCTGGCGACGTCGACATCGTCACGGCTGGTGCATACGCCGGAGGGAACGGGCCACGACTTCCCGCACGAGGTGCCCGCGTTCGTGGTCGGCGTGGTCGGGGGCCTGGTGCGGGAGCTGGGTGTGACCAGCTCCTGACCGTCCGCGCGGAGTCGGCCCGGATCGGGCGTCGTCGGGAGAAGGAACCCAGGTCCACGACGTTGCGGCGAGTTCCCGGCGGTACCGGGGCCGCCGCCGTGGTCGTGGCCGGCCTCGGCCAGGTGACCGCGTCCGGAAGCCCGACGGTCATGACGTCCTCTCCTCGGACGGGGATGTGCGCAGGGACGGCACGGAGGCGAGCAGCGTTCGGGTGTAGGGGTGCTTCGGCGTGCGCAGGATCGTCTCGGTGGGGGCGGTCTCGACGATCCGGCCTTGCCGCATGACCGCCACGATGTCGGAGACGTGGCAGACCGCCGGCAGGTTGTGGCCGATGAACAGCATGGAAAATCCGAGCTGTCGCTGGAGTTCGCGGATG
Coding sequences within it:
- a CDS encoding 3-oxoacyl-ACP synthase III family protein; the encoded protein is MTVALDQTLFHQTGVGLSVPFAITGTGMHLPPAVVTNQELTRTLDTSDEWITSRTGIRERRRLAPHLATSDMCVAAAHPALDAAGIQPAQLDAVIVATYTWDQPLLSTALIVKDALGAHRALSLDVTQAACASGIQAMLIAAHLLQNPSITTILLLAADCASRVADPTDRTTGVFFGDAAAAVVLSRTDTPGAGLLSYNLGSRLSYDVQIPAGGSRLPASTATVAAGEHYLYMDGRAVWNAATTHLPESITSAAHRAGVPINQVRHFFLHQANLNILTETMAALGVPRERATVTIDRLGNTGSAGVFTALHTTITEGSLLPGDTYVLSGIGAGFQWGTLCLRHA
- a CDS encoding alpha/beta fold hydrolase, with amino-acid sequence MDSLLALLSRDWLGVPVAVLVAGAGGGLTGVGTAWATALGGLAMTVGVLLAAGSVRHLVLVARERRENPPPGRLVGVGGHRMHVFAEGEAGGGPTVVWMPGGHAPGEDFRELHTMLSVRARSVLVDRFGSGWSDVGPFPRTTAGEAEELLAALEGAGERAPFVLVGHSFGGLLVANAARRRPDLVAGLVLLDPTPPEVVAFAPRSRQLARMRRGFLLSAVRQLFGAHRGPASRAGQGCAAASAFAELSPSGLARVGWETVVYDGDLGDLPLVLVIPRDLTGGEAVLAGARDAAEAERISRFYLRSRIRYLATSTSSRLVHTPEGTGHDFPHEVPAFVVGVVGGLVRELGVTSS